From Caldivirga sp., the proteins below share one genomic window:
- a CDS encoding helix-turn-helix domain-containing protein produces MITVIHIALYHYGDWTELTEKYVIAIDNPYYVPIQSKGINLELFRINEGYSSYVKELINRIRNHGSTIVKVINVIPGKAYTDTVMYGDYDKSIKSVFVNNMFIISYSSFKYGLEYYTAILPPIKASVSKTLSELKSQLKEKANVISLKQERVSRLPTKIVSELTPMERNVINTAYELGFFNYPRGVNLDDIAKELESSKATVDYHLRNAIRKIITNYMGKEKELGWGQY; encoded by the coding sequence GTGATAACCGTAATTCATATAGCATTGTATCATTATGGGGATTGGACTGAATTAACGGAGAAGTATGTTATAGCAATTGATAATCCTTACTATGTGCCAATTCAATCAAAAGGTATTAACCTTGAATTATTTAGAATTAATGAAGGATACAGCTCATATGTTAAGGAATTGATAAATAGAATTAGGAATCATGGAAGTACAATAGTTAAGGTTATTAATGTGATTCCGGGTAAGGCATATACGGATACAGTAATGTATGGTGACTATGATAAGAGTATCAAATCTGTCTTTGTTAATAACATGTTCATAATAAGTTATTCAAGTTTCAAATATGGCTTAGAGTATTACACCGCAATACTGCCGCCCATTAAGGCTTCAGTAAGCAAGACTTTATCAGAGTTAAAGAGCCAACTTAAGGAGAAAGCTAATGTAATATCCCTTAAGCAGGAAAGGGTAAGTCGTTTACCTACGAAGATTGTCTCTGAGTTAACGCCAATGGAGAGGAATGTAATTAATACAGCGTATGAACTGGGCTTTTTCAATTATCCACGTGGTGTTAACCTCGATGATATAGCTAAGGAATTGGAATCATCAAAGGCAACCGTGGATTATCATCTAAGAAATGCTATAAGGAAAATCATTACTAATTACATGGGAAAGGAGAAGGAATTAGGCTGGGGACAGTACTAA
- a CDS encoding MFS transporter gives MDDKSDLVLILSSRVLRSIATGALGVTTGLYLYNVLHLSATLIGIFFGVGAFATPLMSLYFGRLGDCYGRKRMLLITLLFLPIATAILLLTSNYALLIVAAALGGFGTAGALASGSVGAIVAPMMTALLADKTNEENRTMVYSLLNLASGLAGAVGALLAHLSYREGFMIALVLSTLSFLTILPVRDRYSEGVAKGKCGSINGKLNESDRKVIRRFVLTGAFNGIGQGLVTPFLPIVFEILLKIPKGEIGNIFFLGGLAAALISLLTPVITNRLGFVKTVVLTRSISTAALVTLPFVNRFSPVLSYDVTIAMVAYLVYVMFRIVSLPAQSALMMSLVSQGSRSTTAGANQAARLLPSAAATLSSGVMIDYIALPVPFVIAVIINGVNIYFYTRFFKDVKIGNRVRSIVVD, from the coding sequence ATGGACGATAAAAGCGACTTAGTGCTCATATTGTCATCTAGAGTTCTTAGAAGTATTGCTACAGGTGCCCTTGGTGTTACTACAGGGCTTTACCTATATAACGTACTGCACCTATCCGCTACATTAATAGGCATATTTTTCGGGGTTGGCGCCTTCGCCACGCCCTTAATGAGCCTGTACTTCGGTAGGCTTGGCGATTGCTATGGGAGGAAGAGGATGCTATTAATAACGTTACTATTTCTGCCAATTGCAACTGCAATATTACTATTAACCTCAAACTACGCTTTACTAATTGTTGCAGCAGCATTAGGTGGATTTGGTACTGCTGGGGCATTAGCAAGCGGTAGCGTCGGGGCTATTGTAGCCCCCATGATGACTGCATTGTTAGCTGATAAGACTAATGAGGAGAATAGGACAATGGTGTATTCACTACTTAACCTAGCCTCAGGTTTAGCCGGGGCTGTGGGTGCATTATTGGCTCACTTGAGTTATAGGGAGGGCTTCATGATTGCCTTAGTGCTTTCAACATTATCATTCCTAACAATACTACCCGTTAGAGATAGGTACAGTGAAGGTGTGGCTAAGGGGAAGTGTGGTTCAATTAATGGTAAGTTGAATGAAAGCGATAGGAAGGTTATTAGGAGGTTCGTGTTAACTGGTGCCTTTAATGGTATTGGGCAAGGCTTAGTAACACCCTTCCTACCCATAGTTTTTGAAATACTCCTTAAGATACCTAAGGGGGAGATAGGGAATATTTTCTTCCTAGGTGGCTTAGCCGCTGCATTAATATCACTATTAACGCCAGTCATAACTAATAGGCTTGGCTTCGTTAAGACCGTGGTTTTAACGAGGTCAATATCCACTGCAGCCCTAGTTACATTACCCTTCGTTAACCGCTTCTCACCAGTGTTAAGCTATGACGTGACCATAGCTATGGTGGCCTACTTAGTTTACGTAATGTTCAGGATTGTGTCATTACCTGCACAGTCAGCGTTAATGATGAGCCTGGTTAGTCAAGGCTCAAGATCCACAACAGCCGGTGCTAATCAAGCAGCCAGGTTACTACCATCTGCAGCTGCCACATTATCCAGTGGAGTCATGATTGACTACATTGCATTACCTGTCCCATTTGTAATAGCAGTAATCATTAATGGCGTCAACATATACTTCTACACGAGATTCTTTAAGGATGTTAAGATAGGTAATAGAGTAAGAAGCATAGTAGTTGATTAG
- a CDS encoding MqnA/MqnD/SBP family protein, whose amino-acid sequence MELLIGHSPDPDDAYMFYALTAGKVNFPFKIKEFLVDIETLNKLALHGRLDVTAISTHALAYVADKYYVLRVGASMGLKYGPVVVGKGGKIELVAVPGTYATATLLFKLAMPNVKTVEVPFDRIMDAVISGAVDAGVLIHEGQITYERYGLRNIMDLGEWWYEQTRLPTPLGLDVVKSSLGMSNVKLIKDALLESLKYAIQHREEALEYAMRFSRGLNMSDTGRFVDMYVNNYTIDIGNDGEKAIRVLLQWGHEKGLTPEVNFTLV is encoded by the coding sequence ATGGAGTTGTTAATTGGCCATAGTCCTGACCCGGATGACGCATACATGTTTTACGCATTAACTGCAGGTAAAGTTAACTTTCCCTTCAAAATAAAGGAGTTCCTGGTGGATATTGAGACTTTAAATAAGCTTGCACTACACGGTAGGCTAGATGTTACTGCTATAAGTACTCATGCGTTGGCTTATGTGGCTGATAAGTACTATGTGCTTAGGGTTGGTGCATCAATGGGGCTTAAGTATGGCCCAGTGGTAGTTGGTAAGGGTGGTAAAATTGAACTTGTTGCCGTGCCTGGAACCTACGCCACGGCTACTTTACTCTTTAAGCTGGCCATGCCTAATGTTAAGACCGTTGAGGTGCCCTTTGATAGGATAATGGATGCTGTAATTAGTGGTGCAGTTGATGCTGGGGTACTGATTCACGAGGGTCAAATAACCTATGAGAGGTATGGTTTAAGAAACATAATGGACTTAGGGGAGTGGTGGTATGAGCAAACCAGATTACCTACACCCCTAGGCCTAGATGTTGTTAAGTCATCCTTAGGCATGAGCAATGTTAAGCTAATTAAGGATGCATTACTTGAGTCCTTAAAGTACGCTATACAGCATAGGGAAGAGGCCCTTGAATACGCCATGAGATTCTCAAGGGGACTTAACATGAGTGATACTGGTAGGTTCGTAGACATGTACGTTAATAACTACACCATAGATATTGGGAATGATGGGGAGAAGGCTATTAGAGTCCTACTACAGTGGGGTCATGAGAAGGGGCTTACACCTGAAGTTAACTTCACCTTGGTTTAA
- a CDS encoding ATP-binding protein: MEPVGYIIGNNGVDELTVIANPRHADDIKLFDYVYYNHGDAKVLAQVTGINRELYRVSDSLAPVVFNDGVKPVETVLVKLLIIGKKTGDLLKLPEAPPPVSTPVYQADPELVKSYLGLRGRLCIGYLASMQDVKVCLNEKAISRHMAIIGATGNGKTWLSVLVIEELLKLGATVLILDPHGEYVKAKETVSKMDNVGLTIFKLSKQHIGDLTYRVGLMVADPDHIASVSGIDDKAIRVREAFSLAHRCVKLAAKAYGDPKLATLRNMEKVLAQVASGRRIQVGMLQSLFGTKYPTSNLNGNKYFRRLSMVLSELNNLTNESAGRHAALAARRYVRKLRRLGVYSPLSTRLLKLLKARHASVINLAGLDDSVQDHVAYSILNRVLKARINYVRRLPGPKYPYPVVIVVEEAHRFAPGNGRRTLTYSILSRIAMEGRKFGVFLVLITQRPSKIDQDILSQVQNYALLRIVNPKDREALLEAGELMNSNLDKILASLNIGESLIMGPMVGGQVPIVVKLRNRVLEYGGGDINLDKYWGVKNDENYENEVSRMMGLRIPKLTIERAKLLLDKISDESLDGSVVRGYVNGARVEVDLKNEVWSCSKCRNSMKPCEHVVALLLRKAMKEAELMRK; the protein is encoded by the coding sequence CAGTGGGTTACATCATTGGCAATAATGGCGTGGATGAATTAACGGTAATCGCTAACCCAAGGCATGCTGATGACATTAAATTATTTGACTACGTCTACTATAACCATGGTGATGCAAAAGTCCTGGCTCAGGTAACTGGAATAAACCGTGAATTATACAGGGTCAGTGACTCCCTGGCACCAGTGGTCTTCAATGATGGGGTTAAGCCCGTGGAGACTGTCCTAGTTAAGCTACTCATAATAGGTAAGAAGACTGGGGATCTACTGAAGCTACCTGAAGCACCACCACCAGTGTCCACCCCAGTTTATCAGGCTGATCCTGAACTGGTTAAATCATACTTAGGCCTGAGGGGTAGGTTATGCATAGGTTACTTAGCAAGCATGCAGGATGTTAAAGTTTGCTTAAATGAAAAGGCGATTAGTAGGCACATGGCTATAATAGGGGCTACTGGTAATGGTAAGACTTGGCTTAGTGTATTGGTTATTGAGGAGTTATTGAAACTAGGCGCTACTGTGCTAATCCTGGATCCACATGGTGAGTACGTTAAGGCTAAGGAGACTGTGAGTAAAATGGATAACGTTGGGTTAACAATCTTTAAACTTTCTAAACAGCATATCGGTGACTTAACCTATAGGGTTGGGTTAATGGTGGCTGACCCTGACCACATAGCCTCAGTGTCAGGTATTGATGATAAGGCGATTAGGGTTAGGGAAGCCTTCTCCCTGGCTCACCGTTGCGTTAAGTTGGCGGCTAAGGCCTATGGTGACCCCAAGTTGGCGACGTTAAGGAACATGGAGAAGGTGCTGGCTCAAGTAGCCTCAGGTAGAAGAATACAGGTAGGCATGCTGCAGAGTTTATTTGGAACCAAGTACCCTACAAGTAACCTGAATGGTAACAAGTACTTCAGGAGACTCAGCATGGTTCTCTCTGAGCTTAATAACCTAACTAACGAATCAGCGGGTCGTCATGCAGCATTAGCGGCTAGGAGGTATGTTAGGAAACTTAGGAGACTTGGGGTTTACTCACCCTTAAGCACACGGTTACTTAAATTACTTAAGGCTAGGCATGCATCAGTGATTAATCTAGCGGGTTTAGATGACTCGGTTCAGGACCATGTAGCATACAGTATACTCAATAGGGTTCTTAAAGCTAGGATAAACTACGTGAGAAGGTTACCTGGACCCAAGTACCCCTACCCAGTGGTGATTGTTGTTGAGGAGGCGCACCGTTTCGCCCCAGGTAACGGTAGAAGGACATTAACATATAGCATACTCTCCAGGATAGCAATGGAGGGCAGGAAGTTCGGCGTGTTCCTAGTGCTAATAACCCAAAGGCCATCTAAGATTGACCAAGATATACTGAGCCAAGTGCAGAATTACGCATTACTCAGGATAGTGAACCCTAAGGATAGGGAAGCATTACTTGAGGCGGGGGAATTGATGAACAGTAACTTAGATAAGATACTTGCATCATTGAATATTGGTGAGTCACTCATAATGGGTCCAATGGTTGGTGGTCAAGTACCAATAGTAGTGAAGCTCAGGAATAGGGTACTTGAATACGGTGGTGGCGACATAAACCTAGATAAGTACTGGGGCGTTAAGAATGATGAAAATTACGAGAATGAAGTAAGCAGGATGATGGGCTTAAGGATACCTAAGTTAACAATAGAGAGAGCCAAATTACTCCTAGACAAGATAAGTGATGAATCACTAGATGGATCAGTGGTCAGGGGGTATGTTAATGGCGCTAGGGTTGAGGTTGACTTAAAGAATGAGGTGTGGAGCTGCAGCAAGTGCAGGAATTCAATGAAACCCTGCGAACACGTAGTAGCATTACTGCTCAGGAAGGCCATGAAGGAGGCTGAATTAATGCGTAAGTAG